The sequence GGGCAGCGAGCGCAAGTGCACCCGCGACAATACTTAGTCCTGCCAGGTAAGTGGTGATATCCTTATGGAATGAAAACCTGATGACCAGCAATATGCCCATAATAACCAGGACAGCTTTAAAAAAATCTTTGAAGAAAACAATCATCTGGTTATCGTGCACCTCGGGTGTGAGATTGGCTTTCTGTTCCATTAGCATAGCAATAAAGTCTATTATTCGCCGGAGGAGCCAAATAAAAATGATGACCAAAACTCCCTTCGTAACACCATCTACAATATTGCGGAATTTTACATGATACACTTCAAAATCAAATAGAGAAGGGAACTTCAGTATATCCAGCGAAATCATAGTAACCATAATAATCAGGAAAATCTGCATGGGTTGTAATAATAATTCCACGAAAGACTTTTGGTCGATCTTCCAGGAACTATGCTTTATCAGCTTGTATAACAATCGTGAAATTGTTCTGGAAAGGTATTTTTTCAGCAAAATGATCAGTAAAATAGTACCAAAACAAATCAGGTATGATTTGATGCTGTTATCCAGAAATACATATGATAAGAAATCATTCATTCAGCCTAACGATTTAATGAATATACCAGTAACTGCCCATCTTTCAGGCAATACAAATAATCTAACGATACCTGAACTTTCTTTACGCCGTTCAGCAGGCCCTTCATATCCTGTTCCCTCAGGTCCATGGAACCAGCTGTATAACTTTCCAGGAACTGGCCTTTGCGGCCTAATATCCGGTTACCAATAACCTGAACATCCGACCAACCTAAAATGGCCACTTTATTCCGGAGGGTGCCAAAATAATCCATTATAATCACACCCTTTTCAGGATCGTAAAGATACACGAGCTGGTTGGCATCAACAATGTTAACCGGTGATGGTGGTGCATCAAATAACACTCTGAAATCTGCAGTTTCACTGGTGATAGTACCGTTATCATCAAGTCGTTTTAATTTCCCATCCAGTTCATCATATACCCAAACGCCATTGTCATAGGATTGCGCGATTGCCTTAGCCTGCTGGATGTTTTGTTTTCGCATATCCATGATGTTCCGATTATTGAGCATACGATCCAATACCACAATCGTTCCAAAATCTTTATAGAACAATAAAACTTTGAGGGGATTGCTTACATCGATTGAATAAATTTTCCCAAATCGTCGAACATCATTGAACACCGCTATTGAATCGCCTTTGGGGGAAATTTTTTTCAGTTGTCCGGATTCAAATACAAGGAAAATATTTCCTAGGTTATCTACTGCAAAATCGGTTAATTGTTCGCCTGCAGATAATACCAGCATAAAGCTGTCCTGCTGCGCAAATAATGCAGTTTGTATAAATAGTGCGCATAAAAGGAGCAGCCGCTTCATGGTTTGTAATATTGTAGTTGCAAGGATGTTCCATCAAATACGGCATAAGAATCATACCTGAGCCAATCTCCGAGGTTGATATAACGGCTGGATTTTG comes from Flavihumibacter fluvii and encodes:
- a CDS encoding mechanosensitive ion channel family protein, which encodes MNDFLSYVFLDNSIKSYLICFGTILLIILLKKYLSRTISRLLYKLIKHSSWKIDQKSFVELLLQPMQIFLIIMVTMISLDILKFPSLFDFEVYHVKFRNIVDGVTKGVLVIIFIWLLRRIIDFIAMLMEQKANLTPEVHDNQMIVFFKDFFKAVLVIMGILLVIRFSFHKDITTYLAGLSIVAGALALAARESLENLIASFIIFFDKPFHLGDSVKVQGITGTVEKIGLRSTRIRTEQKTFVTVPNKQMVDSIMDNITLRTQRRADLKLELSLQTSSVKLDHAIAAIKSSLSHPAIENYVAFLSDITANAFIIHIEYYTAIIPLSEFNQLKQTINLSILRSIENLGVELAGENKEIRLVGGEANALK